AGCTGACGCGCGGTTTCGAATATTCTGACTGCTGGGTTGATGACGCCCGTCTGGTGGTGCTCAACGCCCAGGAAGTGGTACGCCGTGGCGGCGAGGTGAAAACGCGCATGAAAGTCACACGCGCACACCGGGAAAATGGCCTGTGGGTGGTCGAAGCACAGGACACGCTCAGTGGCGAAACCCACCGCTGGCAGGCCAAAGGGCTGGTCAACGCCACTGGCCCGTGGGTGCGCCAGTTCTTCGATGACGGGCTGCAACTGCCGTCACCTTATGGTATTCGCCTGATCAAAGGCAGCCACATCGTGGTGCCGCGCGTCCATCATGAAGAGCAGTCCTATATCCTGCAAAATAAAGACAGCCGCATTGTGTTTGTCATCCCATGGCAGGACGATTTTTCCATCATCGGCACCACCGATGTGGAATACAAAGGCGACCCGCGCGAGGTGAAAATTGACGATAACGAAATTCGCTATCTGCTTGATGTGTATAACGATCACTTCAAGAAACCGCTGACGCGCGACGATATCGTCTGGAGTTATGCCGGTGTACGCCCGCTGTGTGATGACGAGTCTGACTCGCCGCAAGCCATCACCCGTGACTACACGCTGTCAGTGGCAGACGACCATGGCCAAACGCCGCTGCTGTCGGTGTTTGGTGGCAAGCTCACCACCTATCGCAAACTGGCGGAACACGCGCTGGAGAAACTGCTGAAATACTACCCGCAGGCCGGTCAGGCCTGGACGCGCAACGCCGTGTTGCCCGGTGGTGATATCAGCGGCACCCGCGATGATTATGCCGCTACCTTGCGCCGCCGTCATAACCTGCCGCACGCGCTGGCACGCCGTTACAGCCACACTTACGGCAGCCAGAGTGAGAAAATACTCGCTAACGTACAAGGCGTGGGCGATCTTGGTGAACATTTCGGCCATTCGCTGTATGAAGCGGAGCTGCGTTATCTGGTCGAAAACGAATGGGTAGTTAGCCTTGACGATGCCATCTGGCGGCGTACCAAGCTGGGTATGTTGCTCGACAGCGAACAGCAACAGCGCGTTGCGGCCTGGCTTGCTGACTATCGTCACCGGCTCGCCGCCGCGGGTTAACGCCAGCGCATCACCGCTAAAAAAACCCCCTCAAGGCCACCTGAGGGGGTTTTGTATTACACCCGCCGACAATAACAGACAACAACAACTGCCTGCGGTGCGCTACAGCCGTATCGGTTTGATGTGCCAGATATCGTCGGCGTACTCCTGAATGGTGCGGTCAGAAGAGAAGTAGCCCATATTGGCGATGTTATGCAGCGTGCGACGCGTCCAGTCGTCCTCATCCCGATAGACATCATCCACCTTGTCGTGGGTGTCCACATAACTGCGGTAATCCGCCAGCAGCTGGTAGTGGTCGCCAAAGTTGACCAGCGAGTCAAACAGGTCGGCGTAGCGCCCCGGCTCATCCGGGCTGAACGCGCCGGTGGCGATTTGCGTCAATACCCGGTGCAGTTCCTCATCCTGATTGTAGAATTCACGCGGGTTATAACCACTGCGGCGCAACGCTTCGACCTCCTCGGCGGTGTTGCCGAAAATAAAGATGTTGTCATCGCCCACCCGCTCGCGCATCTCTACGTTGGCCCCATCGAGCGTGCCGATGGTCAGCGCCCCGTTGATGGCAAACTTCATGTTGCTGGTGCCGGATGCTTCGGTGCCCGCCAGTGAAATCTGCTCAGAGAGATCGGCGGCAGGGATGATTATCTGCGCCAGGCTCACGCCATAGTTGGGAATAAACACAATCTTCAGCTTATCTTTCACCGCCGGATCGTTGTTCACCACTTTGGCGACATCGTTAATCAGGTGAATGATGTGTTTGGCCATGTAATAGGCCGAAGCTGCCTTACCGGCAAAAATGGCGACACGCGGCACCCGATCGAGATCCGGGTCATCTTTGATGCGGTTATACAGCGTTATCAGGTGCAACACGTTGAGCAACTGCCGTTTGTACTCGTGGATACGCTTGATTTGCACATCAAACAGCGCATTCGGGTCTACCACCACATCAAGATGCTGGGCGATATAGAGCGCCAGCCGCCGTTTGTTTTCCCGTTTGGCATTGCGGATTTTTTGTAAAAACGCCGGGAAGTCAACATGTTGCTTTAACTCTTCCAGTTGGCTTAAATCCGTGCGCCAGGTTTTGCCAATGGTATCGTCGAGCACTTTTGACAGTGACGGGTTAGCCAGCGCCAGCCAGCGACGTGGCGTGACCCCGTTGGTTTTATTACAAAACCGCTCAGGATAAACGCGCGCGAAATCCGCAAACAGCGATTGCACCATCAAATCGGTATGCAGTTGCGACACCCCATTCACCTTGTGGCTGCAAATCACCGCCAGCCACGCCATACGCACCTTGCGCCCGTGCTCTTCATCAATCACCGACACCCGTTTTAGCAGGTCAGGCTCATTCGGGAAGTGCTCTTGTACGTCTTCCAGAAAACGTTCGTTAATCTCAAAAATCAGTTGCAGGTGGCGCGGCAGGATTTTGCCCAGCATGTCTACCGGCCAGGTTTCCAGCGCTTCGCCCATCAGCGTGTGGTTGGTGTAGGAGAACACGCGTGTCACCACATCCCAGGCGACATCCCACTTGAATTTGTGTTCATCAATCAACAGGCGCATCAACTCAGGGATAGCCAGCACCGGATGGGTGTCATTAAGATGAATGGCAAATTTTTCCGCCAGATTGCTGTAGGTTTTGTGCATCATCCAGTGACGGCTCAGAATATCCTGCACCGTGGCCGACACCAGAAAATACTCCTGACGCAAGCGCAGCTCGCGGCCCGAATAGGTTGAGTCATCCGGGTAGAGCACGCGCGAGACGTTCTCTGAGTGGTTTTTGTCTTCTACCGCCGCGAAGTAATCGCCCTGGTTAAACTTACCGAGGTTAATTTCATTACTGGCCTGTGCCGCCCATAGCCGCAGCGTGTTGGTGGCATCGGTATCAAAACCGGGGATGATTTGGTCATAAGCACAGGCGATGATCTCTTCGGTTTCCACCCAGCGGGTTTTACTGCCCTCTTGCTGAATACGACCGCCAAAACGCACTTTGTAGCGGGTGCTATGGCGCGGGAACTCCCACGGGTTGCCATACTCCAGCCAGTAATCCGGCGACTCGGCCTGACGGCCATCGATGATGTTCTGGCGAAACATGCCGTATTCATAGCGAATACCATAGCCGCGCCCCGGCAGCGCCATGGTGGCGAGCGAGTCGAGGAAGCAGGCCGCCAGGCGGCCCAGACCGCCGTTACCCAGCGCCGGATCATCCTCTTCTTCAAGCAATTCGTTGAGATCAAGCCCCATGGCGTCAAGCGCCACTTTCAGGTCATCGTACATGCCCATCGCCAGCAGCGCATTCGACAGGGTGCGGCCAATCAAAAACTCCATCGACAGGTAGTAGACCTGTCGCACATCCTGCGACAACTGGGCGCGGTTCGAGCGCAACCAGCGCTCAACCATCCGGTCACGCACCGCCAATACCGCCGCATTCAGCCAGTCATGTTTACTGGCGATGCTGGGGTCTTTACCGACGGTAAACATCAGTTTGTAGGCGATGGAGTGTTTCAGCGCATCAACGCTGAGGGTCGGTGAATTGTAAATAAACGGAGAATTCATAATTTCATTCCCTATGGACGCGAATTACCACAGACGTTGATACAGCGCACGATAAGCCTTGGCTGCAACCTGCCAACTGAAATCCATTGCCATTGCCTGACGTTGTACATAACGCCATAACGATGGACGAGACCACAACACAAACACCCGACGAATCGCCCGTGACAGCGAGGCCACATTGCAATCGCTAAACACAAACCCGCTCGCCAGACCATCCGCCAGATTTTCCAGCGAGCTGTCTGCCACGGTATCGGCCAGCCCGCCGGTACGCCTGACCAGCGGCAACGTGCCATATTTCAGGCCGTAGAGCTGGGTTAACCCACACGGCTCAAACCGGCTGGGCACCATAATCACATCCGCCCCGCCGATAATGCGGTGCGAGAACGCTTCGTGATAACCAATCTGCACGCCGACACGGCCATGATGTTGCGCCGCCGCCGCCAAAAATCCCTCCTGTAGCGTAGCGTCACCGGCTCCCAGCACCACCAGTTGCCCGCCTTGTTCCAGTAACGTGGGCACCGCCTGCAACGCGATATCCAGCCCTTTCTGGCTGGTCAGGCGGCTGACAATCGCAAACACCGGCACGCGGTCGTCCACTTTAAGCCCCATCGCCGTTTGCAGGTGGCGTTTATTTTCCGCCTTGCGCGCCAGTTCATCACGGCTGTAGGTCGCCGTCAGCAGCGTATCCTGAGCCGGGTTCCAGACCGCATCATCCACCCCATTGAGAATACCGGACAGGCGGCCCGCCTCTTCACGCACCTTCAACAACCCCTCCAGCCCGTAGCCAAACTCCGGCTGCGTGATTTCATGAGCGTAGGTCGGGCTGACGGTGGTGATGTGGTCGGCGTAATACAACCCGGCTTTGAGGTAGGAAATCTGGCCGTGGAACTCCAGGCCATACATGTTGAAATATTCCGGCGGTAGCCGCAGGTCGCTCATGTGGTGCGCATCAAACAACCCCTGATAGGCCAGGTTGTGTACCGTAAACACCGACTTAGCCGGTCGCCCTTTCGCCGCCAGATAGGCGCAGGCAAGCCCGGCGTGCCAGTCGTGAGCGTGTACAATATCCGGCCGCCAGAACGGATCGACGCCGCTTGCCATCTCCGCACCCATCCAGCCCAGCAGGCCAAAGCGCAGAAAATTATCGGCATACGCAAACATTGACGTGTCGTGATACGGGCTGCCCGCACGTTCATACAAATGCGGCACATCGATCAGGTAAATGCCCACGCCGTTATAATGGCCGTAGCGCAACGTTACCCGCCCGCCAAACGTCTCCAGCTCGCGCACAATCTGGGTATCGGGAATGCCTTTTTTCAGGTCAGGAAACGCGGGCAGCAACACCCGCACATCCATGCCCGCTTCAATTTGTGCCGCAGGCAACGCCCCAACCACATCGGCCAGTCCCCCGGTTTTTAACAAAGGGAATAGCTCTGAACACACATGTAATACCCGCATCATCTCTCCCGTAAGGCCATTCGCACCGTGGCACGAATGGCTGTCATTCATCCCGGCCAGCCATCACCGGCTTGGTCACTGCTTAGGCTTTCAGTTTGGCCAGCATGGCGCGCGTCACCAGCACCACGCCCTCTTCGGAACGATAAAAACGGCGGCTATCCTCTTCGGCATTCTCGCCAATCACCATGCCTTCGGGAATTTCGCAGGCGCGGTCAACAATGCAGCGGTGCAGGCGGCATGAGCGCCCTACCTGAACATCCGGCAACAGCACGCTGGAATCGATGCTGCAAAACGAGTTGATGCGCACCCGGGAGAACAGCACCGAGTGCGTCACCACCGAACCGGACACAATACAGCCGCCGGAAACCAGCGAATTCATGGTCAAGCCGTGGCTGCCGGAGCGGTCTTGCACAAACTTGGCCGGCGGCAGCGCTTCCATCGCCGAGCGGATAGGCCAGGTATGGTCATACATGTCCAGTTCCGGCGTGACGGAGGCCAGGTCGAGATTCGCGCGCCAGTAGGCTTCCAGCGTACCGACGTCACGCCAGTACGGCGGAGCGTCGTCCGTCGAGGTAACACAAGAGAGCGTAAACGGGTGTGCCCAGGCCAGCCCCTCGGCAACGATTTTCGGGATCAGGTCTTTACCGAAGTCATGGCTGGAATCCGACGTGCATACGTCCTCTTCCAGCCGCCGATAGAGGTAATCGGCGTTAAATACATAAATCCCCATACTGGCTAGCGCCATATCCGGGTTGCCCGGCATCGGCGCAGGGTTGGCCGGTTTCTCATCAAAACGGGTGATACGATGGTCTTCATCCACGCTCATCACGCCAAAAGCGCTTGCCTCGCTGATGGGCACCGGAATACAGGCCACCGAGCACTCGGCTCCTTTTTCGACGTGATCCAGCAACATGCGGGAATAGTCCATTTTGTAGATATGATCGCCGGCCAGAATCACCACATACTCGGCCCGATAACGCCGGATGATGTCGAGGTTATGGCAGATGGCATCCGCCGTACCGCGATACCAGTGGTCGTTTTCATCATGACGCTGCTGGGCGGGCAACAGGTCAACAAACTCATTCATTTCGGTATTCAGGAATGACCAGCCACGCTGAATATGCTGCACCAGCGTATGCGACTGATACTGGGTTATCACCCCAATACGCCGGATACCCGAATTCAGGCAGTTAGACAGGGCAAAATCGATAATCCGATATTTACCGCCGAAATGAACGGCGGGCTTGGCGCGATGCGCGGTCAAATCTTTCAGTCGTGTTCCCCGCCCACCGGCCAAAATCAGGGCCACTGATTTCAGGGGCAACTGTCTGGCCAGCATCAGAGGGTCATGTTTGTCGGTACTCACCATGTCGGGCTCCTTGTTATCGTTTTGCTTGTCGCTTTTTTTGTTGTTCTGACGGCTTTTCTTGTGGTTTGGAAGAAAGCGTGGATGTTGAAAACAGTGTCTGTGGTTCTAAAGCGTGAGCCTGCTGTTTCGAGGTCAGTGGCCTGGATGCCCTGACCCATACGCACACGGCCTGCGCCGGGGCCTGCCAGGTATCACCGTCAGGCGGTTGCCCGGCGGCGCTAAACGGGGGAGCAACCTGCCACGCCCCCGCTGGCAGGGAAAAGGTACAAGAGTGTGGCGTGGCATTGATAACCAGCAACCACGCCTCAGAGAGCTGAATTTGCAAACGACGCTCACCCTGTTCCCATTGCGCGGGCGTCAAGGCTTCACCTTGCTGGTTGAGCCAGACAACATCCCCCTCGCCATCACGCCACCAGTGCGCCCGGTGCAGCGCAGGGATCGCACGGCGTAGTGCAATCAGCCCGGCGGTGAAGGCTATCAACGCCTTATCAGCCTGCTCCCAGTGCAACCAGGCCAGCGCGTTATCCTGACAGTAGGCATTGTTGTTGCCAGACTGGCTGTTGCCGAACTCGTCGCCCGCCAGCAGCATCGGTGTGCCCTGTGACAACAACAGCGTGGTCAGCAACGCCTGCTGGCTGGCTCGTCGGCGCGCCTGCGTTTCGTCGTCGGCCTCCAGCCCTTCAGTGCCGTGGTTAAAACTGAAATTGCTGTTCGTGCCATCGCGGTTTTGCTCGGCGTTGGCCTCGTTGTGCTTGTGGTTGAAACACACCAGATCGCGCAGCGTGAAGCCATCGTGTGAAGTCAGCATGTTGACCGAGGCCCACGGCAGGCGGCCATCACGCTCAAACACCTCGCTGGATGCGGCAAAACGGCGGGCAAACACGCCAAGCGGCACGTCGCCATGCAGCCAGAAACGGCGGATATCGTCACGAAAACGGTCATTCCACTCGACGAACGGAGACGGAAAACGCCCAAGCTGATAGCCATCCGGGCCAATATCCCACGGCTCGGCAATCAGCTTGCAGTTACGCAGCGTGCGGTGATTACGCAACGCGGTAAAAAAGGGCGCGCTGGCAGAAAACGCGGGAGTGCGCCCCAGCACCGTCGCCAGATCGAAGCGAAAACCGTCCACATGGCAGACGTCGTGCCAGAAAGCCAGGCAATCGACCACCCAGTGCAACACCGCCGGGTGCGACACGCGCAGCACGTTGCCGCACCCGGTCCAGTTGTGATACTGGCTGTCATCGGTCAGCCAGTAGTAGCTGCGATTATCGATGCCCCGCAGCGTTAGCGTGGGCCCGGCCATATCCAGCTCGGCGCTGTGGTTAAACACCACATCCAGAATCACCTCGATACCGGCACCGTGCAACGCCCGCACCATATCGCGGAATTCGCTGAGCGGGTCATCGCTGGCCGCCAGCGAGCTGTCTACCGCAAACGGCAATAAGGTGTTGTATCCCCAATAATTGCGCAGCCCCATCTCCTGCAAGCGCGGCTCGTCGGCGTGTTGCTGCACCGGCATCAGTTCGATGGCCGTCACCCCGAGTGAGGTCAGGTAATCGAGCATCGCCGGATGCGCCAGCCCGGCATAGGTGCCGCGCAGAGGCTGCGGGATACCGGGATGGCGCTTGGTCAGGCCACGCACATGGGCTTCATACAGCACCGTCTCGCTCCAGGGCGTGCGCGGCAGCCTGTCGCCCTGCCAGTCGTAGGCTTCATCGACCACGACGCTGCGCGGCATCACCTCGGCGCTGTCGTGCGGGTCAGGCTGGCCATAACCGCCGTGCAGGCGTTCATCATCCACCACCCAGCCGTCCATCTGCCGGGCGCAAGGGTCAAGCAGCAACTTATTGGGGTTAAAACGCAGCCCGCGCGCGGGGTCAAACTCACCATATACCCGGTAGCCGTAACACAATCCCGGCAGTGCCTCCGGCAGATAGCCATGCCAGATATCCCCGGTGCGAGCCAGCAGCGGCAAACGCTGCTCACGCAGGCCGTCAAAAATGCACAGCTCCACGGCGGTGGCTTGCGATGAGAACAACGCAAAATTCACACCGTTACCGTCGTAACTGGAGCCTAATGGCCGCGGACGTCCTGCCTGCAATTCCACCATTACCCCTCCCTGACCAGATAGAGTGTTGCCAGGGGCGGCACGGTTAACACCAGCGAATGCGGCCGGGAGTGACTGCCAATGTTGTCACTGGCCACCAGCCCCTGATTGCCAAGATTACTGCCGTGGTAGTGACAGGAGTCGGTATTGAGCACTTCGCGCCAGTGGCCCGCCTGATTGACGCCCACCCGATAGTGCTCGCGCGGCACCGGCGTAAAGTTGCTGATAATCAGCATTTCATTGCCGTTATCATCACGGCGGATGAAGGCAAACACCGAGTTTTCCCGGTCATCCACCACCACCCATTCAAACCCTTCATGCAGGTAATCACAC
This sequence is a window from Dickeya aquatica. Protein-coding genes within it:
- the glpD gene encoding glycerol-3-phosphate dehydrogenase, which translates into the protein METQDLIVIGGGINGAGIAADAAGRGLSVLLLEAQDLASATSSASSKLIHGGLRYLEHYEFRLVSEALSEREVLLKMAPHIIFPMRFRLPHQPHLRPAWMIRAGLFMYDHLGKRVSLPSSHGLKFGRESVLKPELTRGFEYSDCWVDDARLVVLNAQEVVRRGGEVKTRMKVTRAHRENGLWVVEAQDTLSGETHRWQAKGLVNATGPWVRQFFDDGLQLPSPYGIRLIKGSHIVVPRVHHEEQSYILQNKDSRIVFVIPWQDDFSIIGTTDVEYKGDPREVKIDDNEIRYLLDVYNDHFKKPLTRDDIVWSYAGVRPLCDDESDSPQAITRDYTLSVADDHGQTPLLSVFGGKLTTYRKLAEHALEKLLKYYPQAGQAWTRNAVLPGGDISGTRDDYAATLRRRHNLPHALARRYSHTYGSQSEKILANVQGVGDLGEHFGHSLYEAELRYLVENEWVVSLDDAIWRRTKLGMLLDSEQQQRVAAWLADYRHRLAAAG
- the glgP gene encoding glycogen phosphorylase, giving the protein MNSPFIYNSPTLSVDALKHSIAYKLMFTVGKDPSIASKHDWLNAAVLAVRDRMVERWLRSNRAQLSQDVRQVYYLSMEFLIGRTLSNALLAMGMYDDLKVALDAMGLDLNELLEEEDDPALGNGGLGRLAACFLDSLATMALPGRGYGIRYEYGMFRQNIIDGRQAESPDYWLEYGNPWEFPRHSTRYKVRFGGRIQQEGSKTRWVETEEIIACAYDQIIPGFDTDATNTLRLWAAQASNEINLGKFNQGDYFAAVEDKNHSENVSRVLYPDDSTYSGRELRLRQEYFLVSATVQDILSRHWMMHKTYSNLAEKFAIHLNDTHPVLAIPELMRLLIDEHKFKWDVAWDVVTRVFSYTNHTLMGEALETWPVDMLGKILPRHLQLIFEINERFLEDVQEHFPNEPDLLKRVSVIDEEHGRKVRMAWLAVICSHKVNGVSQLHTDLMVQSLFADFARVYPERFCNKTNGVTPRRWLALANPSLSKVLDDTIGKTWRTDLSQLEELKQHVDFPAFLQKIRNAKRENKRRLALYIAQHLDVVVDPNALFDVQIKRIHEYKRQLLNVLHLITLYNRIKDDPDLDRVPRVAIFAGKAASAYYMAKHIIHLINDVAKVVNNDPAVKDKLKIVFIPNYGVSLAQIIIPAADLSEQISLAGTEASGTSNMKFAINGALTIGTLDGANVEMRERVGDDNIFIFGNTAEEVEALRRSGYNPREFYNQDEELHRVLTQIATGAFSPDEPGRYADLFDSLVNFGDHYQLLADYRSYVDTHDKVDDVYRDEDDWTRRTLHNIANMGYFSSDRTIQEYADDIWHIKPIRL
- the glgA gene encoding glycogen synthase GlgA translates to MRVLHVCSELFPLLKTGGLADVVGALPAAQIEAGMDVRVLLPAFPDLKKGIPDTQIVRELETFGGRVTLRYGHYNGVGIYLIDVPHLYERAGSPYHDTSMFAYADNFLRFGLLGWMGAEMASGVDPFWRPDIVHAHDWHAGLACAYLAAKGRPAKSVFTVHNLAYQGLFDAHHMSDLRLPPEYFNMYGLEFHGQISYLKAGLYYADHITTVSPTYAHEITQPEFGYGLEGLLKVREEAGRLSGILNGVDDAVWNPAQDTLLTATYSRDELARKAENKRHLQTAMGLKVDDRVPVFAIVSRLTSQKGLDIALQAVPTLLEQGGQLVVLGAGDATLQEGFLAAAAQHHGRVGVQIGYHEAFSHRIIGGADVIMVPSRFEPCGLTQLYGLKYGTLPLVRRTGGLADTVADSSLENLADGLASGFVFSDCNVASLSRAIRRVFVLWSRPSLWRYVQRQAMAMDFSWQVAAKAYRALYQRLW
- the glgC gene encoding glucose-1-phosphate adenylyltransferase, which encodes MVSTDKHDPLMLARQLPLKSVALILAGGRGTRLKDLTAHRAKPAVHFGGKYRIIDFALSNCLNSGIRRIGVITQYQSHTLVQHIQRGWSFLNTEMNEFVDLLPAQQRHDENDHWYRGTADAICHNLDIIRRYRAEYVVILAGDHIYKMDYSRMLLDHVEKGAECSVACIPVPISEASAFGVMSVDEDHRITRFDEKPANPAPMPGNPDMALASMGIYVFNADYLYRRLEEDVCTSDSSHDFGKDLIPKIVAEGLAWAHPFTLSCVTSTDDAPPYWRDVGTLEAYWRANLDLASVTPELDMYDHTWPIRSAMEALPPAKFVQDRSGSHGLTMNSLVSGGCIVSGSVVTHSVLFSRVRINSFCSIDSSVLLPDVQVGRSCRLHRCIVDRACEIPEGMVIGENAEEDSRRFYRSEEGVVLVTRAMLAKLKA